From the genome of Sulfurovum sp. NBC37-1, one region includes:
- a CDS encoding siroheme decarboxylase subunit beta, whose translation MTQRPFKEIADILNTTEEEVLSTVQRLKDEKIIRQTSAIFDTKRLGYKSSLVAFKVAEDNIDEAAQTINAHPGVSHNYLRNHDYNIWFTMAVAPDSKLGLEKTIEILKEQTGADDAIILPTLKMFKISVKMDTTGKRAKKEKVKKAAHKEIELTPQHIEVIKELQKDIAVTSEPYKEATEKLGMDYDAFFAIANELKESGVMRRFATILNHRKAGFGANAMSVWSVPEEKGEEIGRQMAEFSAVSHCYLRPSYPNWPYNLFAMVHAKTQEECDTLIEEMAKESGLSEYGKLYSTVEFKKQRLVYFDDAFKEWEESV comes from the coding sequence ATGACACAGCGGCCTTTCAAAGAGATCGCAGATATCCTCAATACGACCGAAGAGGAAGTGCTCTCTACCGTACAGAGGCTCAAAGACGAGAAGATCATCCGACAGACTTCCGCCATTTTCGATACCAAACGTCTGGGCTACAAGTCATCACTGGTCGCTTTCAAGGTAGCTGAAGACAATATAGACGAAGCCGCACAGACTATCAATGCCCATCCGGGTGTCAGCCACAATTACCTTAGAAACCATGACTACAACATCTGGTTCACAATGGCCGTTGCACCCGACAGCAAACTCGGACTGGAGAAGACCATCGAGATACTCAAAGAACAGACAGGCGCGGACGATGCCATCATCCTGCCGACCCTGAAAATGTTCAAGATCTCTGTCAAGATGGACACCACAGGAAAACGCGCCAAGAAAGAGAAGGTCAAAAAAGCAGCACATAAAGAGATAGAACTGACACCTCAGCACATAGAAGTCATCAAAGAGCTGCAAAAAGACATTGCTGTTACATCGGAACCCTATAAAGAAGCGACTGAAAAACTTGGTATGGATTATGATGCATTCTTTGCGATCGCCAATGAACTTAAAGAGAGCGGTGTCATGCGCCGTTTCGCCACTATCCTCAACCACAGAAAAGCCGGTTTCGGTGCCAATGCTATGTCCGTGTGGTCCGTACCGGAAGAAAAAGGTGAAGAGATAGGACGACAGATGGCAGAATTCTCAGCCGTCAGCCACTGCTACCTGCGCCCCTCCTACCCCAACTGGCCCTACAACCTCTTTGCCATGGTCCATGCCAAAACCCAGGAAGAATGTGACACGCTTATAGAAGAGATGGCCAAAGAAAGCGGTTTATCCGAATACGGAAAACTCTACTCAACCGTAGAGTTCAAAAAACAGCGTCTGGTTTATTTTGATGATGCGTTTAAAGAGTGGGAGGAGAGCGTTTAG
- a CDS encoding precorrin-2 dehydrogenase/sirohydrochlorin ferrochelatase family protein has protein sequence MSYFPMFMDMQNLKVLVVGGGAIATEKLEKLVDFTKEITVIASEVSVEADSLIKDHCLTLYQRAYREGDIQGFDIVIVATDTVDLHKSIYEESRGSRILVNSVDNTDYCDFIFPSYVKKDDLTIAFSTGGASPAFAKHIRRHFEKIIPDSVGDFLKKMKALRSTMPKGKERMKYFDELVEEYFRKNFK, from the coding sequence ATGTCGTATTTCCCCATGTTCATGGATATGCAGAACCTCAAGGTACTGGTGGTAGGTGGCGGTGCCATTGCTACCGAAAAACTTGAAAAACTGGTGGATTTCACCAAAGAGATCACAGTGATCGCCTCCGAGGTCAGTGTAGAGGCGGACAGCCTGATCAAAGACCACTGTCTGACACTTTATCAGCGGGCATACAGAGAGGGGGATATTCAGGGTTTCGACATTGTCATTGTGGCAACCGATACAGTGGATCTGCATAAATCGATCTATGAAGAGTCAAGGGGCAGCAGGATACTGGTGAATTCCGTGGACAATACGGACTATTGTGATTTCATCTTTCCCTCCTATGTCAAAAAGGATGATCTGACCATCGCTTTTTCGACAGGAGGAGCTTCTCCGGCTTTCGCCAAACATATCCGCCGCCATTTCGAGAAGATCATTCCCGACTCGGTCGGGGATTTTCTTAAAAAAATGAAAGCCTTGCGCTCGACAATGCCCAAGGGCAAAGAACGAATGAAATATTTTGACGAACTGGTGGAAGAATATTTCAGGAAGAATTTCAAATGA
- a CDS encoding metal-sulfur cluster assembly factor, with protein sequence MCSITKEAVFDAISTVIDPEVGFNLVEMGLIYDAIIDEDCNVHVIMTLSTQGCPLHQMITTWVKEAVERIEDVGEVEVEVVWEPAWNISMAHDNVKQALGGM encoded by the coding sequence ATGTGCAGTATTACAAAAGAAGCGGTTTTCGATGCCATCTCTACGGTCATCGATCCGGAAGTAGGGTTCAACCTGGTTGAAATGGGTCTGATCTACGATGCGATCATCGATGAGGATTGCAATGTTCATGTCATCATGACACTCTCTACACAGGGATGCCCTTTGCATCAGATGATCACCACCTGGGTCAAAGAGGCGGTAGAACGCATTGAAGATGTGGGTGAAGTGGAAGTGGAAGTTGTCTGGGAGCCGGCATGGAATATCTCTATGGCACATGATAATGTCAAGCAGGCATTGGGTGGTATGTAG
- the napA gene encoding nitrate reductase catalytic subunit NapA, translating to MALNRREFLKSAAAASAASAVGIAVPSSLNAAANDAQKDWRWDKAACRFCGTGCGIMLATKGGRIVAVKGDPAAPVNRGLNCIKGYFNAKIMYGADRLKTPLLRMNDKGEFDKHGKFRPVSWKRAFDEMEKYAKKALKASGPEGVAVFASGQYTVMEGYAAQKMMKAGFRSNAIDPNARHCMASAVVGFYQTFGIDEPSGCYDDIEITDTIVTWGSNMAEMHPILWSRVTDRKLSNPDKVKVVNIQTYTHRTCDLGDFNIIFSPNTDLALWNYIAHEIVYNHPEAIDWDFVKQNIVFTAGPLNIGYGMRRAGEKSITPVRKDGSAGKYSALEMQTINKEMEKKISAKEAPALAPYGIKEGDVMKNTAGTLKHWKISFEEYKKSLEPFTLDYVAKIAKGDPNESLESFKKKLKDLAALYIEKDRKVVSFWTMGMNQHTRGTWVNTLSYNVHFLLNKQALPGNGAFSLTGQPSACGTAREVGTFCHRLPADMMVKNPKHRAHAEKTWGIPAGTLNPVGNQHIMKIHRDIEDGVVKFAWVNVCNAYQDSASASHWIKAAREMDNFIVTSDGYPGISAMVSDLVLPSAMIYEKWGAYGNAERRTQHWRQQVLPVGDAMSDTWQWVEFSKRFTVKDLWGGYTLRNKKKLPNVIADAKKMGYSEDTTMYEILYANKKGKSYKIDTSKFPQKGFDNSECLGDSRNVKGSDGKVFKGYGFMIHEYLFEEYASFGRGHGHDLAPFDVYHKVRGLKWPVVDGKETQWRFNVKYDPYAAKAVKKSGSKSTHAFYGPLAKKILQGDLKGPNKKLGKYALPNKAKIFARPYMDPPEMPDETYDTWLCTGRVLEHWHSGTMTMRVPELFRAVPEALCYMHPGDAKAKGLKRGELAWVESRRGKVKARIETRGRNRPPQGLVFVPWFDEKVFINKVCLDATCPMSKQTDYKKCAVKITKA from the coding sequence ATGGCTTTAAATAGAAGAGAATTTCTAAAAAGTGCAGCGGCAGCATCTGCGGCCAGCGCTGTGGGAATTGCTGTTCCATCCAGTCTGAACGCGGCAGCGAATGACGCACAGAAAGATTGGAGATGGGACAAAGCAGCATGTCGTTTCTGTGGTACGGGTTGTGGTATCATGCTTGCGACCAAAGGTGGTAGGATCGTAGCGGTTAAGGGTGACCCTGCGGCACCGGTGAACAGAGGTCTTAACTGTATTAAGGGTTACTTTAATGCAAAGATTATGTATGGTGCGGATAGACTCAAGACACCGCTTCTCAGAATGAACGACAAGGGTGAATTTGACAAACATGGTAAATTCAGACCTGTCTCTTGGAAAAGAGCATTCGACGAGATGGAAAAGTATGCGAAAAAAGCGCTGAAAGCTTCAGGTCCTGAAGGTGTAGCAGTATTTGCATCCGGTCAGTATACGGTTATGGAAGGGTATGCAGCCCAGAAAATGATGAAAGCCGGTTTCAGATCAAATGCGATCGACCCGAATGCACGTCACTGTATGGCATCAGCGGTTGTCGGCTTCTACCAGACATTCGGTATCGATGAGCCGTCAGGTTGTTATGACGATATCGAAATTACAGATACTATCGTTACCTGGGGATCCAACATGGCAGAAATGCACCCGATCCTCTGGTCAAGAGTTACGGACAGAAAACTTTCCAATCCTGACAAAGTAAAAGTCGTTAACATCCAGACTTATACACACAGAACGTGTGACCTTGGTGACTTTAACATTATCTTCTCACCAAACACGGACCTTGCGTTGTGGAACTATATTGCTCATGAGATTGTTTACAACCATCCTGAAGCGATCGACTGGGATTTTGTCAAGCAGAACATCGTCTTTACAGCCGGACCGCTCAACATCGGTTACGGTATGAGAAGAGCAGGCGAAAAATCCATTACACCGGTCAGAAAAGACGGTAGTGCAGGAAAATACAGCGCTCTTGAGATGCAGACCATCAATAAAGAGATGGAGAAAAAGATCTCAGCCAAAGAGGCACCGGCATTGGCACCATACGGTATCAAAGAGGGTGATGTGATGAAAAACACTGCAGGTACGCTCAAGCATTGGAAGATCTCTTTTGAAGAATACAAAAAATCGCTTGAACCGTTCACGCTCGACTATGTGGCTAAGATCGCAAAAGGTGATCCTAACGAGTCTCTTGAATCATTCAAGAAAAAACTCAAAGATCTCGCTGCGCTTTATATTGAAAAAGACAGAAAAGTCGTTTCATTCTGGACAATGGGTATGAACCAGCACACCAGAGGTACCTGGGTCAATACACTTTCCTACAATGTTCACTTCCTGCTGAACAAGCAGGCATTGCCAGGTAACGGTGCATTCTCGTTGACAGGTCAGCCTTCAGCATGTGGTACGGCAAGGGAAGTCGGTACATTCTGTCACAGACTGCCTGCAGATATGATGGTGAAAAACCCTAAGCATAGAGCTCATGCTGAAAAAACATGGGGAATCCCTGCAGGTACATTAAACCCTGTAGGTAACCAGCACATCATGAAGATCCACAGAGATATTGAAGATGGTGTCGTAAAATTTGCATGGGTCAATGTATGTAACGCATACCAGGATTCAGCAAGTGCCAGCCACTGGATCAAAGCGGCAAGAGAGATGGATAACTTCATCGTTACTTCAGATGGATACCCAGGTATCTCAGCAATGGTTTCCGACCTTGTACTCCCGTCAGCAATGATCTATGAAAAGTGGGGTGCATATGGAAACGCTGAGCGTAGAACACAGCACTGGAGACAGCAGGTACTTCCTGTAGGTGACGCGATGTCAGATACATGGCAGTGGGTTGAATTCTCCAAGAGATTTACAGTGAAAGACCTTTGGGGTGGATATACACTTAGAAATAAGAAAAAACTTCCAAACGTTATCGCTGATGCGAAGAAAATGGGATACAGCGAAGATACGACGATGTATGAGATCCTTTATGCGAACAAAAAAGGAAAATCGTACAAAATCGATACTTCCAAGTTCCCTCAAAAAGGGTTTGACAACTCCGAATGTCTTGGTGATAGCAGAAATGTAAAAGGTTCTGATGGTAAGGTATTCAAAGGTTACGGATTCATGATCCATGAGTATCTCTTTGAAGAGTATGCAAGCTTCGGTAGAGGACACGGACATGACCTTGCTCCATTCGATGTTTACCATAAAGTAAGAGGACTTAAGTGGCCGGTTGTCGACGGTAAAGAGACACAATGGAGATTTAACGTCAAGTACGATCCGTATGCGGCAAAAGCAGTTAAAAAATCAGGCAGCAAGTCAACACACGCTTTCTATGGTCCATTGGCGAAAAAGATCCTTCAGGGTGACTTGAAAGGGCCAAACAAAAAACTTGGCAAATATGCACTTCCTAACAAAGCGAAGATATTTGCAAGACCATACATGGATCCACCGGAAATGCCGGATGAAACTTACGATACATGGTTATGTACAGGTCGTGTTCTCGAGCACTGGCACTCAGGTACGATGACCATGAGAGTCCCTGAACTCTTCCGTGCGGTTCCTGAAGCACTCTGCTATATGCATCCTGGTGATGCCAAAGCAAAAGGTCTCAAGAGAGGCGAACTTGCATGGGTTGAAAGTAGACGTGGTAAGGTTAAAGCAAGAATTGAGACGAGAGGTCGTAACAGACCACCTCAGGGCTTGGTATTCGTTCCTTGGTTCGATGAGAAAGTCTTCATCAACAAAGTATGTCTTGATGCGACATGTCCAATGTCTAAGCAGACAGACTACAAAAAATGTGCAGTTAAGATCACAAAGGCATAA
- the napG gene encoding ferredoxin-type protein NapG: MANSDNNRRKFMATTLQSVGLTALGGLLWSGYCDEAKASPLVLRPPGALAEKDFLDACIKCGMCAEACYNRDSNIDKETGKQRPGTLQMAKGGDHRLVGTPFFTPRDVPCYMCDDIPCVPVCPSGALDMPSLLDKKGELDINKAQMGLAIVHKESCIAFWGLQCDACYRACPLLDEAISLEYMKNERTGKHAFLLPVVHSDVCTGCGLCEKACVTEKPAIFVLPREHSTGKAGAHYVKGWDKKDQERVGNRKAEEIETHTKRSEKAPVDYLNKEIEY, translated from the coding sequence ATGGCAAACTCCGACAACAACAGACGAAAGTTCATGGCAACGACCCTTCAAAGCGTTGGCTTAACGGCTCTTGGTGGATTGTTGTGGAGTGGCTATTGTGATGAAGCAAAAGCATCACCACTGGTACTCAGACCACCGGGTGCATTGGCAGAAAAGGATTTCCTTGATGCGTGCATTAAGTGTGGAATGTGTGCGGAAGCGTGCTATAATCGTGACAGTAATATAGACAAAGAGACAGGAAAGCAAAGACCTGGAACCCTGCAGATGGCAAAAGGGGGCGACCACCGACTGGTGGGTACGCCGTTCTTTACACCAAGGGATGTTCCCTGTTATATGTGTGATGATATTCCCTGTGTTCCGGTCTGTCCCTCAGGCGCTTTGGATATGCCAAGCCTTCTTGACAAAAAAGGAGAACTGGATATCAATAAAGCCCAAATGGGATTGGCCATCGTGCATAAAGAGAGCTGTATTGCCTTTTGGGGCTTGCAGTGCGATGCCTGTTACCGGGCATGTCCTTTGCTGGATGAAGCGATATCGCTGGAGTATATGAAGAATGAACGAACGGGAAAACATGCATTTTTGCTGCCTGTCGTCCATTCGGATGTCTGTACAGGATGCGGGTTGTGTGAAAAAGCCTGTGTGACTGAAAAACCAGCTATTTTTGTACTACCGCGGGAGCATTCTACAGGAAAAGCAGGAGCTCATTATGTAAAAGGTTGGGACAAAAAAGACCAGGAAAGAGTAGGAAACAGAAAAGCAGAAGAGATAGAAACGCATACAAAACGAAGCGAAAAAGCGCCGGTGGATTATTTGAATAAGGAGATAGAGTATTAA
- the napH gene encoding quinol dehydrogenase ferredoxin subunit NapH, translating into MKNLKYLLLRRVTQIGLLVLYFGANAYGWTILKGTFGSSLLFGVIPLADPYTTLQVLATGFVLGADVLLGALIITLFYMIVGGRAFCSWVCPINMVTDLANWLRRKLNLDKEEVNYRFLKRRARYWIMVLGLIVSAIVGIAAFEALSPITIMQRGIIFGFGAGISVVIAIFLFDLFGVKNGWCGHLCPLGATYSLIGKTSLIRVKHDHEACTACMECKVVCPENQVLHMINKESISVTDGECTNCGRCIDVCNDDALGFGIRSFTKK; encoded by the coding sequence ATGAAAAATTTAAAATATCTACTTCTTAGAAGGGTAACACAGATCGGGCTTTTGGTACTGTACTTTGGTGCCAATGCTTATGGTTGGACTATCTTGAAAGGTACATTCGGTTCCTCTCTACTTTTTGGTGTGATCCCGTTGGCTGATCCCTATACGACACTGCAGGTTTTAGCTACAGGTTTTGTGTTGGGAGCAGATGTACTTTTGGGGGCGTTGATCATTACGCTTTTCTATATGATCGTAGGCGGCAGGGCTTTTTGCAGCTGGGTATGTCCCATCAATATGGTGACGGACCTGGCCAACTGGCTCAGACGCAAACTTAATTTAGACAAAGAAGAAGTGAATTATCGTTTCCTTAAAAGACGCGCACGTTACTGGATCATGGTACTTGGCTTGATCGTCTCGGCTATTGTCGGTATTGCCGCATTTGAAGCGCTGAGCCCTATTACCATCATGCAAAGAGGTATTATCTTTGGATTTGGTGCAGGGATTTCGGTGGTCATAGCGATATTCCTTTTTGATCTCTTCGGGGTCAAGAATGGTTGGTGCGGACACCTGTGTCCTTTGGGAGCAACCTATTCGCTCATAGGCAAAACAAGCCTTATCAGGGTCAAACATGACCATGAAGCCTGTACAGCCTGTATGGAGTGTAAGGTGGTATGTCCTGAAAATCAGGTCTTGCATATGATAAACAAAGAGAGTATTTCAGTTACAGACGGTGAGTGCACCAACTGCGGTCGCTGCATCGACGTCTGCAATGATGATGCTTTGGGATTTGGAATTAGAAGTTTTACAAAAAAGTAA
- a CDS encoding nitrate reductase cytochrome c-type subunit, whose protein sequence is MTKVIKVMALGSLLAASALYGSASTTACAGCHGQHFEKKAMGKSKVVKDMSEADILVALKGYKNGTYGGAMKGLMKGQVASLSDADMKAIAASIKGGAAVPTNVATENAAAAAVAQAKVIDINKDVCDPKRIDKEDLGNKKVVDETVLGLRKTSLFDEKVAPVKGKEDRPAPGTAPKFERAYVNAPPMIPHSVEGLLPITKDNNQCLGCHMPDVAKGVGATPIPPSHFTNYRPTTVYKNGELVKEGKKVGIQKGDMGNVGDIKLAKVKKLNHLYQGRFNCSQCHAPQANVKTAVANTFKSDGLTDEFKTHSNLVNMMDDGVK, encoded by the coding sequence ATGACAAAAGTAATCAAGGTAATGGCATTGGGTTCACTGCTTGCTGCTTCAGCACTGTATGGTAGTGCAAGTACGACAGCATGTGCAGGATGCCACGGACAGCATTTTGAGAAAAAGGCGATGGGTAAGTCCAAAGTCGTAAAAGATATGAGTGAAGCAGATATTCTTGTAGCGCTCAAAGGCTACAAGAACGGTACGTACGGTGGTGCGATGAAAGGTCTTATGAAAGGCCAGGTCGCTTCACTCTCAGATGCCGATATGAAAGCGATCGCTGCTTCCATCAAGGGCGGTGCAGCTGTACCGACAAATGTCGCGACTGAAAATGCAGCGGCAGCGGCAGTAGCCCAGGCCAAAGTGATCGACATCAACAAAGATGTATGTGATCCCAAGAGAATCGACAAAGAAGATCTCGGAAACAAAAAAGTAGTTGATGAGACAGTATTGGGTCTGAGAAAAACATCACTTTTTGATGAAAAGGTTGCACCGGTTAAAGGAAAAGAAGACAGACCGGCTCCTGGAACTGCTCCAAAGTTTGAAAGAGCGTATGTCAATGCACCACCGATGATCCCTCACTCAGTGGAAGGATTGCTGCCGATCACCAAAGACAACAACCAATGTCTTGGATGTCATATGCCTGATGTGGCAAAAGGCGTAGGCGCTACACCTATTCCCCCATCTCACTTCACTAACTACAGGCCTACAACTGTTTACAAAAATGGTGAATTGGTCAAAGAAGGTAAAAAAGTCGGTATCCAAAAGGGTGACATGGGTAACGTAGGTGATATCAAACTTGCCAAAGTGAAAAAACTCAACCACCTCTATCAGGGTAGATTCAACTGTTCTCAGTGTCATGCACCGCAGGCAAATGTAAAAACTGCTGTTGCAAATACATTTAAATCTGATGGATTGACTGATGAGTTTAAGACACACTCAAATCTTGTCAATATGATGGATGATGGTGTCAAATAG
- a CDS encoding ferredoxin-type protein NapF, which yields MANRRDFFRSFTKPLRQTKEESPLLVRPPYGKDESLFQSECPSCESKSCVASCDEKIIFIADDGAPTLTFKENGCTFCDACAEVCETGVLSLENEGTADWLNAVFKISLEACVAHHGVICHACKEPCIDDAILFNGMFNPVIDDEKCTACGFCMSRCPTQAISYEVFALK from the coding sequence GTGGCAAATCGAAGAGATTTTTTTAGATCCTTCACCAAACCACTGCGTCAAACCAAAGAGGAGTCTCCTCTTTTGGTGAGGCCGCCTTACGGTAAAGACGAATCTCTTTTTCAGAGTGAGTGTCCCTCTTGCGAAAGCAAAAGCTGTGTCGCTTCCTGTGATGAGAAGATCATTTTTATAGCGGATGACGGTGCGCCGACACTCACATTCAAAGAGAACGGCTGCACTTTTTGCGATGCCTGTGCCGAAGTCTGTGAAACAGGTGTACTTTCGCTGGAGAATGAAGGTACAGCTGACTGGCTCAACGCTGTGTTCAAAATATCGCTTGAAGCTTGTGTAGCACATCATGGCGTCATCTGCCATGCCTGTAAAGAACCCTGTATCGATGATGCCATTCTGTTCAACGGAATGTTCAATCCAGTCATCGATGATGAAAAATGCACGGCTTGCGGTTTTTGCATGTCAAGATGCCCGACACAGGCGATCTCTTATGAAGTGTTTGCATTGAAGTAG
- a CDS encoding WD40 repeat domain-containing protein — translation MRRLLLLCLLSMAAWATPIFSPVETIEVNGTAKDMVLSNGHLVIATDMGHIEVYDTANRKKIKEVSIPDVKDFMGDIMPARVMSTDVTGEKYLLLSDSGKGGYSNLYLYDKTLKQLLSADDKEAIIKARFVDDSHILLGYLSNEVALLDINSRKERYRVQLSESKFSDFALNEDKSQAVFACESGVLNVVDVKSGKVIKQLQGQNVDNVYKVDYKQKTVSAAGQDRRGALYDVTTGTGTYIQGDFLIYATALSPSAEKVAFTMDEQNNISIYRTSDKAKIALLKGQKSTLNVIIFKDENRLYSSSDDSTVMVWDLKK, via the coding sequence ATGAGAAGACTCCTGCTGCTTTGCCTCTTGAGCATGGCTGCCTGGGCGACACCGATATTCTCACCCGTTGAGACAATAGAGGTCAACGGGACAGCCAAAGATATGGTCCTCTCAAACGGCCATTTGGTCATTGCTACCGATATGGGGCATATTGAAGTGTATGATACAGCCAATAGGAAAAAGATCAAAGAGGTCTCCATTCCGGATGTGAAAGATTTTATGGGTGACATTATGCCGGCCAGGGTCATGAGTACGGATGTGACAGGGGAGAAATATCTTCTGCTGAGTGACAGCGGAAAAGGTGGTTACTCCAATCTTTACCTCTATGATAAAACATTGAAACAACTCTTGTCCGCTGATGACAAGGAAGCGATCATTAAAGCACGATTTGTGGATGATTCGCATATTTTGCTTGGTTATCTCAGTAACGAGGTGGCGCTACTGGATATCAACAGCAGAAAAGAGCGCTACCGGGTTCAGTTGAGTGAATCGAAATTTTCCGATTTTGCACTCAATGAAGACAAAAGCCAGGCGGTTTTCGCCTGTGAGAGCGGTGTACTGAATGTTGTGGATGTAAAAAGCGGGAAAGTAATCAAACAGCTGCAGGGACAAAATGTGGACAATGTTTACAAAGTCGACTATAAGCAGAAGACCGTCTCGGCAGCAGGACAGGACAGAAGAGGGGCTTTGTACGATGTAACGACCGGCACAGGAACGTACATCCAGGGTGATTTTCTCATTTATGCAACGGCACTGAGCCCCTCTGCAGAGAAAGTAGCGTTTACGATGGACGAACAGAACAATATTTCCATCTATCGTACTTCTGACAAGGCTAAAATAGCCTTGCTTAAGGGGCAAAAGAGTACACTAAATGTTATTATTTTCAAAGATGAGAACAGACTCTATTCATCCAGTGATGACAGCACCGTAATGGTGTGGGACTTAAAAAAATAA